A genomic region of Pelodiscus sinensis isolate JC-2024 chromosome 1, ASM4963464v1, whole genome shotgun sequence contains the following coding sequences:
- the LOC142827575 gene encoding olfactory receptor 52E2-like: MSDSSRNNFTNPSTFILLGIPGLDTAHVWISIPFCVMYVVAILGNIAILFIVKTELSLHEPMYYFFCMLAITDLVLSTVIVPKMLSIFWFNSREIDFSACLTQLYFIQWSLLMESGILMAMAFDRYVAICDPLRYSTILTNSIVAKIGLTVLLRGAILPLPSPLLARQGPYCRTNVIPEPYCSHIGVVSLACADIRVSSYYGLFVLLCVMGLDVFFIALSYTQILRAIFRLPAKNARLKTFGTCGSHICTISAFYIPVLFISFMNRFGRNVPQHFHVLISNLNILMPPMLNPIIYGMRTKQIRDRLLWLFTQKRT, from the coding sequence atgtcagattccagCAGGAacaacttcaccaacccctccaccttcatcctgctgggcattcctggcctggatacggcccatgtctggatctccatccccttctgtgtcATGTACGTCGTAGCCATCTTGGGGAACATCGCCATCCTGTTCATAGTGAAGACAGAGctgagcctccatgagcccatgtactatttcttctgcatgctggccatcactGATCTGGTCTTGTCTACTGTCATTGTGCCTAAAATGCTGAGTAttttctggttcaattccagagaGATAGacttcagtgcctgcctcacccagctgtACTTCATTCAGTGGTCTTTACTGATGGAATCTGGGATACTCATGGCCATGGCGTTTGATCGCTACGTCGCCATCTGTGATCCCCTCAGatattccaccatcctgacaaactccATTGTAGCCAAGATCGGCCTGACCGTTCTGCTGCGTGGTGCCATACTCCCATTACCCAGTCCCCTCCTGGCAAGGCAGGGGCCTTATTGTAGAACCAACGTCATTCCTGAGCCGTACTGCTCACACATAGGTGTAGTGAGCCTGGCCTGCGCTGACATTCGTGTGagtagttactacggcctctttgtgctACTCTGTGTGATGGGGCTGGATGTGTTTTTTATTGCTCTATCCTATactcagatcctcagggccatcttcagactcCCCGCAAAGAATGcacggctcaagacttttggaaCCTGCGGCTCCCACATCTGTACCATCTCAGCCTTCTACATCCCTGTTCTTTTCATCTCCTTCATGAACCGCTTTGGCCGGAATGTGCCCCAGCATTTCCACGTTCTCATTTCCAACTTGAATATCTTGAtgccccccatgctaaaccccatcatctatgggatgaggaccaaacagatccgggacaggtTGCTCTGGCTCTTTACTCAAAAGAGGACCTAA
- the LOC142830785 gene encoding olfactory receptor 52E2-like, which yields MSDSSRNNFTNPSTFILLGIPGLETAHVWISIPFCVMYVITILGNITILFIVKTELSLHEPMYYFFCMLAITDLVLSTVIVPKMLSIFWFNSREIDFSACLTQLYFIQWSLLMESGILMAMAFDRYVAICDPLRYSTILTNSIIAKIGLTVLLRGAILPLPSPLLARQGPYCRTNVIPEPYCSHIGVVSLACADIRVSSYYGLFMLLCVMGLDVFFIALSYTQILRAIFRLPAKDARLKTFGTCGSHICTISAFYIPVLFISFMNRFGRNVPQHFHVLISNLNSLMPPMLNPIIYGMRTKQIRDRLLWLFTQKGT from the coding sequence atgtcagattccagCAGGAacaacttcaccaacccctccaccttcatcctgctgggcattcctggcctggagacggcccatgtctggatctccatccccttctgtgtcATGTACGTCATAACCATCTTGGGGAACATCACCATCCTGTTCATAGTGAAGACAGAGctgagcctccatgagcccatgtactatttcttctgcatgctggccatcactGATCTGGTCTTGTCTACTGTCATTGTGCCTAAAATGCTGAGTAttttctggttcaattccagagaGATAGacttcagtgcctgcctcacccagctgtACTTCATTCAGTGGTCTTTACTGATGGAATCTGGGATACTCATGGCCATGGCTTTCGATCGCTACGTCGCCATCTGTGATCCCCTCAGatattccaccatcctgacaaactccATTATAGCCAAGATCGGCCTGACCGTTCTGCTGCGTGGTGCCATACTCCCATTACCTAGTCCCCTCCTGGCAAGGCAGGGGCCTTATTGTAGAACCAACGTCATTCCTGAGCCATACTGCTCACACATAGGTGTAGTGAGCCTGGCCTGCGCTGACATTCGTGTGAGcagttactacggcctctttaTGCTACTCTGTGTGATGGGGCTAGATGTGTTTTTTATTGCTCTATCCTATactcagatcctcagggccatcttcagactccccgcaaaggatgcccggctcaagacttttgggacctgcggcTCCCACATCTGTACCATCTCAGCCTTCTACATCCCTGTTCTTTTCATCTCCTTCATGAACCGCTTTGGCCGGAATGTGCCCCAGCATTTCCACGTTCTCATTTCCAACTTGAATAGCTTGAtgccccccatgctaaaccccatcatctatgggatgaggaccaaacagatccgggacaggtTGCTCTGGCTCTTTACTCAAAAGGGGACCTAA